The DNA segment CGAAAAGCGCCATGTTGATGCCGACGGAAAGGATCAAGATCAGCAAGACCATGGCGTATAGCGGCTTGTTCTCAAAACTTATGTAGGCCCACGAGATTTCATATCCAATGCCGCTCGTCGACAAAATGAATTCTGCCCCGACGATACCGATAAAAGCATAAGATATCGCTAGCTTTACACCGGTAAATACGTATGGAATAGCATATGGAATAACGATCAACCGCAATGTTGTCGATCTTGTCATTCCAAAAACACGAGATGTCTTCTCAAAAACCTTCGGAACGACATCAAGCCCGTTGATCGTGCTGACGATCATGGCCACAAGCGCATAGAGGTAGCCGATCACGATTTTGGGCACGTCCGTCAAACCGAACATAAAGACGAACATCGGATAGAACGCCCAAATCGGGACCGCATAGTAACTCGAGAATAGCGGCTCAAATGTCCTGCGTACCCTGGGAAGGGCGTGGATGATCGATCCAAAGACAAATCCGCTGATGATCGCCGCAACGGCCGCGATGAAGACACCGACCAACGTCGACCGAAGGCTGGGAAATATCGATCCATTTGCGAAGGATTTGTAAAGTTGCACCGCCATTACGCTTGGCGGAATGAAGGTGAAACTCGAAATCATCCCGCTTCGAGAGCCGACTTCGAGCAGGATGACGGCCGCGACCACCGAGCCGAGCTGGAGCCTGGTGGCACGCTTCATCGCCCCGGGCCTCCACTTTGCATCGCCTTCATCGATTCGCCCCGCAACAGCGACCACAAACGGGTCGTGATGCGACCAAATTCCTCATTCTCCGCGATACGGCTGTCACGGTTCTTCGGCCAGCCCGTCGTGATGATCT comes from the Bosea sp. (in: a-proteobacteria) genome and includes:
- a CDS encoding ABC transporter permease produces the protein MKRATRLQLGSVVAAVILLEVGSRSGMISSFTFIPPSVMAVQLYKSFANGSIFPSLRSTLVGVFIAAVAAIISGFVFGSIIHALPRVRRTFEPLFSSYYAVPIWAFYPMFVFMFGLTDVPKIVIGYLYALVAMIVSTINGLDVVPKVFEKTSRVFGMTRSTTLRLIVIPYAIPYVFTGVKLAISYAFIGIVGAEFILSTSGIGYEISWAYISFENKPLYAMVLLILILSVGINMALFAWERALTKWKVEL